In a single window of the Natronosalvus caseinilyticus genome:
- a CDS encoding helix-turn-helix domain-containing protein gives MSNDPRHRLEELMEQSDPQFHTVMSCVFGIETHETRTYLTLLEHPGSTIAELASVLDRDRSTVNRSLSALVERGLAQRDRRLLDGGGYVYQYTAVPLPQAKEALHEALDTWTAGVHEVIDGFSRESTP, from the coding sequence ATGTCGAACGATCCACGCCATCGACTCGAGGAGTTGATGGAGCAGTCGGATCCGCAATTCCACACCGTGATGAGTTGCGTATTCGGCATCGAAACCCACGAAACGCGGACCTACCTGACGCTCCTCGAGCATCCCGGGAGTACGATCGCGGAACTGGCGTCGGTGCTCGATCGAGATCGAAGCACGGTCAACCGGTCGCTGTCGGCGCTCGTCGAGCGCGGACTCGCACAGCGAGACCGGCGACTCCTCGACGGCGGTGGATACGTCTACCAGTACACCGCCGTCCCCCTCCCCCAGGCGAAAGAAGCGCTCCACGAGGCGCTCGATACCTGGACCGCGGGCGTTCACGAGGTCATCGACGGGTTTTCTCGGGAATCGACTCCGTGA